The Streptomyces sp. RKND-216 genomic sequence GGGCCGCCCGCGGTCCACGGGCCGGTGGGAGCCCGGCCGGCGTCAGCCGTACGCGTAGAAGCCCGCGCCCGCCTTGCGGCCCAGTCGTCCGGCGTCCACCATCCGCTGCAGCAGCGGCGGCGCGGCGTACAGCGGCTCCTTGAACTCCGCGTACATCGAGTCCGCGACCGAGGCGACCGTGTCCAGGCCGATCAGGTCCGCCAGCTTCAGCGGGCCCATCGGGTGGGCGCAGCCCATCTCCATGCCGTTGTCGATGTCCTCGCGCGAGGCGATGCCCGACTCGAACATCCGGATCGCGGACAGCAGGTACGGGATGAGCAGCGCGTTCACCACGAAACCGGAGCGGTCCTGTGCGCGGATGGCGTGCTTGCCCAGCAGCGACGTCACCGCCGCCTCGGCGCGCTTGACGGTCTCCTCGCCGGTGGTCAGCGCGGGGATCAGCTCGACCAGCTTCTGCACCGGCGCCGGGTTGAAGAAGTGGATGCCGATGACCTGGTCCGGGCGGGAGGTCGCCACGGCCAGCTTCACCAGCGGAATCGAGGAGGTGTTCGATGCCAGGATGGCGTCCGGGCGCGTGACGACCTGGTCGAGCACCTGGAAGATCTCCGTCTTCACCTGCTCGTTCTCCACGACCGCCTCGACGACCAGGTCGCGGTCGGCGAACTCGCCGAGGTCGGTGGTGAAGGTCAGCCGGTTCAGTGTCGCGTCCCGCTCCTCGGCGGACATCTTGCCGCGGGCGGCGGCCTTGTCCAGCGAGTTCACCAGGCGGGTACGGCCCAGCTCCAGGGCCTCGCCGGTGGTCTCGGCGACCTTGACGTCCAGTCCGGCGCGCGCGCACACCTCGGCGATGCCGGCGCCCATCTGGCCGCAGCCCACCACTCCGACGTGTTCGATGTCGGTCACATCGTGCCTTTCGCAGATCTTCGGGTCCCGGGCGTGACGGCCGTGGGTTCCCCGGGCCGCGCCGCCTCGCGAGAGCCGACGTTACCGCGCCGCTTCACCCGTCCGGCGGTCCGGGGCGGACCGGAGTGGTCTACGCCTCACCCTCCGGTGCCGCACGGTGTCAAGAGGACGACCCGGAGCGACCCGGGGCCCCGGATGTGCCGTTTTGCCTGCTTGCCGGTGATCCGTCGGCGCAGGACGCTGCACCGGTCCACGGCGATCAGGAGGAGCACATCATGAGCCGTATCTCACGAAGACTCTTCGGCGCGGCGGCGGCCGGAGTCCTGTCCGGGGCGGCACTCGCCACCCCCGGCTGGGCGGTCCCGGGTCCTGCCGCCGCGCACTGGGACCCCGCGCACCGACGGCGCGGCCGGCGGGAACTGCGCGGCATGTGGGTCGCCACCGTCGCGAACATCGACTTCCCCAGCCGCCCCGGGCTCCCCGCCGCCGAGCAGCAGCGGGAACTCCTCGGCCTCCTCGACCTCGCCGTCGAGCGACGGCTGAACACCGTGATCCTTCAGGTGCGGCCCACCGCCGACGCGTTCTGGCCCTCGCCCCTGGAGCCCTGGTCGGCCTTCCTCACCGGCCAGCAGGGCCGCGACCCCGGATGGGACCCGCTCGGCTTCGCCGTCGAGGAGGCCCATCGGCGCGGCCTCGAACTGCACGCCTGGTTCAATCCCTACCGGATCGCCAATCACCAGGACCCCGCACGACTGGTCCCCGGGCACCCCGCGCGGCAGCACCCCGAATGGGTGGTGCCCTACGGCGGCAAGCTCTACTACAACCCCGGGCTCCCCGAGGTCCGCGCCTTGGTGCAGGACGCGATGTTCCACGCGGTGGAGCACTACGCCGTCGACGCCGTGCACTGGGACGACTACTTCTACCCGTACCCCGTCGCCGGCCAGGTCTTCGACGACGACGCGGCCTACGCGCAGCACGGCGCGGGATTCCCCGACCGCGCCTCCTGGCGCCGCGACAACATCGACCGGCTCGTCGAGGAGACCTCCCGGCGGCTGCGCCGCACCCGCCCGGGGGTGCGCTTCGGCGTCAGCCCGTTCGCGATCTGGCGCAACGCCTCCACCGACCCCGGCCGGGGCTCCGACACCCAGGGCGGCGTCGAGACCTATGACGACCTCTACGCGGACACCCGGAAGTGGGTGCGCGAGGGGTGGCTCGACTACGTCGTCCCCCAGGTGTACTGGAACATCGGCTTCACCGTCGCCGACTACGCCGTGCTGGTCCCCTGGTGGGCCGATGTGGTCCGGGGCACCGGCACCGACCTGTTCGTCGGGGAGGCCCTCTACAAGGTCGCCGACCCCGCGCAGGGCCCACCGTGGCACAACCCCGGGGAGCTGTCCTCGCACCTCACCTTCTGCGAGGACCACCCCGAGGTGCGGGGCCACGTGTTCTTCTCCGCCCGGCAGGTCGGGGCCGATCCCATCGGCGCCATGACCCGCGTGGTGGAGGACCACTACCGCTGCCGGGTCCGTCCGCCGCGCTGAGACGTGCCGGGGGCGCTGCCCGCGCCTCGGCGCGGGCAGCGCCCCCGGCTGCGCCGGGCGGACCGCCGGTCAGACCTGCGGCCCGCTCCCCGGCTCGTGGCGCACGACCGAGTCCGGCCCTGGCGACATGACCGCCTCGTGACCGTCCTCGAAACGCACCCGGTAGGGCGGCTCCCCGTTCGTGCCCATCACCTCGACGATCTCCGCGACCCTGTCGTGCTGGCCGACGGTCCGGCCGTGGACCAGGAGCCGGTCACCCGTTTCCGCTTGCATCGGCGGCCCTCCTTCTGCGCGGGAGCTGGTCGGGAGCGGCTGTGCCGCAGGTCACAAGTGTAGGCCCGGGCCCGTGCGCACACCCCCGCAGACGGTTCCTGCACGGGCCTCCACGAACGGGGCTCGTCACCCTACGATCACCGGATGCACATACGCGTGACGCTGCTCGCCGCCGCACGCAGTTCCTCCGTGCTGGACGTGCGCTTCGACGACGACCGCCCGCTCGACGACGCCGGGCGTCTGGAGGTCCTGCGTACGGCCCCCGAGCTGGTCTCCCTCGCCTCCGCCGAACTGCGGTACTGCTCGCCCACCGTCCGCTGCCGGCAGACCTGCGACGCCCTCGGCCTGCCCGTCGTCGCCCAGCCCGCCCTGCGGGACTGCGACATGGGGCGCTGGCGCGGCAGCACGCTGCGGGAGGTCGCCGTCCGCGAACCCGACGCCGTCGACGCCTGGCTCGCCGACCCGCGCGCCGCGCCGCACGGCGGTGAATCCCTTCTGAGCTTCATCTCCCGGGTCGGCGGCTGGCTCGACACTCGTCCCGCGGGCGAGGACGACCGGGTGGTGGCCGTCGCGGAACCCTCCGTCGTGCGGGCCGCCCTGTGCTACGTGCTGCGCGTGCCTCCCCACGCGTACTGGCGCGTCGACGCGCAGCCCCTGTCGACGGTTACCTTCACCGGCCGTGCGGGTGAGTGGTGCCTCAGCCTCGGCTGAGTGCCCCGGCTGAGCCGAGGGGGCTCAGGCGCCCGGGTCGGTTTCGCGCGCGATGCGGTGGTCGATCTCGTGCTCGTCCGGGCACGGCTGTGCGTCGACGGGCAGATGCCTTCCAGGGCCGGGCCGTGGCCGGAGGTCATGGCCTCGACGGCCTCGACGCACATCGTGCAGATCATTTCGGGAACCGGATTGATGTGGTCCTCGTCCCGCGGCCCGCAACGCCTGTACCCAGGGCGTCTGGCGGCAGCACACGAGGTGGGTGATCTCCTCCGGTCCGGGCACCAGCCGGAGGCGTGCTGCGGTCCGGGGGCGCGTCGCGCGGGGGTTCCGTACTCGGGCTGGGTATGCGGGTGAGGCTAGAGCTCTCGGCGCTCTCTGCCCAGTGCCTATCGAGGCACCCCAGGACCAATATTGCATAAAACTGCGGATGCTCGTATAGTCATGCCATCGAGGAGGAGGGTTGCCGATGGTGTGGCGAGTGGCCGTGGCGGGGGCGAGCGGGTACGCGGGGGGCGAGCTGCTGCGCCTGCTCTGCGCGCATCCCGAGGTCGAGATCGGGGCGCTGACCGGCGGGTCGAACGCCGGGCGCCGGATCGGGGAGCTGCAGCCGCAGCTGCTCCCGCTGGCCGAGCGGATACTGGAGCCGACCACCGCGGACGTGCTGAGCGGGCACGACGTGGTCTTCCTCGCGCTGCCGCACGGCCAGTCCGCCGTCGTGGCCGACGCGCTCGGCGACGACGTGCTGGTGATCGACTGCGGCGCCGACTTCCGGCTCACCGACGCCGGGGCGTGGCAGCGCTTCTACGGCACGCCGCACGCCGGCAGCTGGCCGTACGGTCTGCCCGAGCTGCCCGGGGCCCGCGACGCGATCAAGGGATCCAGGCGCGTCGCGGTCCCGGGCTGTTACCCGACGGCCGTCTCCCTCGCCCTCGCGCCCGCCTTCGCCGCCGGGCTCGCCGAGCCGGAGGCCGTGGTGGTCGCCGCGACCGGCACCTCCGGCGCCGGTAGGGCGCTCAAGCCGCACCTGCTGGGCAGTGAGGTGATGGGCTCCATGAGCCCGTACGGCGTCGGGGGCGTGCACCGGCACACCCCGGAGATGGCACAGAACCTGTCCGCCGCGGCGGGCGAGGAGGTGACCGTGTCGTTCACGCCGACGCTCGCCCCCATGCCCCGCGGCATCCTCGCCACCTGCACCGCCGCCGCCCGGCCGGGCACCGGCGCGGACGACGTGCGCGCCGCCTACGAGAAGGCCTATTGCGAAGAACCGTTCGTGCAGGTGCTGCCCGAAGGGCGGTGGCCCGCCACCGGAGCGGTGTACGGCTCCAACACGGTGCAGCTGCAGACCGCGCTGGACGAGGCCGCCCGCCGCATCGTCGTGATCGCGGCCGTCGACAACCTGACCAAGGGCACCGCCGGCGGCGCGGTGCAGAGCATGAACCTCGCCCTCGGGCTCCCCGAGGAGACCGGACTTCCCACGATCGGAGTGTCGCCGTGAGTGTCACCGCACCCGCAGGATTCACCGCGGCGGGCGTCGCAGCCGGGATCAAGGACAGCGGCGGACCCGATCTCGCCCTGGTCGTCAACGAGGGCCCCAGCCGGGCCGCGGCGGGCGTCTTCACCGCCAACCGCGTGAAGGCCGCCCCCGTCCTGTGGTCCGAGCAGGTCCTGCGCGGCGGCCAGGTCTCCGCCGTCGTGCTCAACTCCGGCGGCGCCAACTCCTGTACCGGCCCCACCGGCTTCCAGGACACCCACGCCACCGCGGAGAAGGCGGCTGAGACGCTGGGGCACAGCGCAGCCGAGATCGCCGTCGCCTCCACCGGCCTCATCGGCGCCCGGCTCCCGATGGACGAGCTGCTCGCCGGCATCGACACCGCCGCCGGCGAACTGTCCCGGCACGGCGGGGAGAAGGCCGCCCTCGCCATCAAGACCACCGACACCGTGCACAAGACGGCCGTCGCCGAACGCGACGGCTGGACGGTGGGCGGCATGGCGAAGGGCGCCGGCATGCTCGCCCCGAGTTTGGCCACCATGCTGGTCGTGCTCACCACCGACGCCGACTTGGAGAGCGCCGAACTGGACAAGGCGCTGCGCGCCGCCACACGCACCACCTTCGAGCGCGTCGACTCCGACGGCTGCCTGTCCACCAACGACACCGTGCTGCTGCTCGCCTCCGGCGCCTCCGGCGTCGCCCCCGGGCACGAGGCCTTCGCCGAGGCCGTACGGGAGGTGTGCGCCGACCTGGCGCGGCAGCTTGTCGGGGACGCGGAGGGGGCGTCCAAGGACATCCGCATCGAGGTGACGGGAGCCGCCACCGAGGACGACGCCGTCGAGGTCGGCCGCGCCGTCGCCCGCAACAACCTCCTCAAGTGCGCCGTGCACGGCGAGGACCCGAACTGGGGCCGCGTGCTCTCCGCGATCGGCACCACCTCCGCCGCCTTCGAGCCGGACCGGCTCGACGTGGCCATCAACGACGTGTGGGTGTGCCGCGGCGGCGCGGTCGGCGAGGACCGCGACCTGGTCGACATGCGCTACCGCGAGGTTCGCATCACCGCCGACCTGGCCGCCGGAACCGAATCCGCGGTGATCTGGACCAACGATCTCACCGCCGAATACGTCCACGAGAACAGCGCGTACAGCTCATGACCGCCCTGCGGACCTCGACGCGCAGGCACACGGCCCTGCCGAAGGCGCAGACCCTCATCGAGGCGCTGCCCTGGCTGACCCGGCACCACGGCAGGACCGTGGTGATCAAGTTCGGCGGCAACGCCATGGTCGACGAGGAGCTGAAGGCCGCCTTCGCGCAGGACGTGGTCTTCCTGCGGCACGCCGGACTGCGCCCCGTCGTCGTACACGGTGGCGGCCCGCAGATCAGCGCCCAACTCGACCGTCTCGGACTGGAGTCGGAGTTCCGGGCCGGCCTGCGGGTCACCACGCGGGAGACAATGGACGTGGTGCGGATGGTGCTGGCCGGCCAGGTGCAGCGGGAGCTGGTGGGGCTGCTCAACCGGCACGGGCCCTTCGCGGTCGGCATGACCGGCGAGGACGCGCACACCCTTACCGCGACCAAGCGGCTGGCGGAGATCGACGGCGAGCAGGTCGACCTCGGCCGGGTCGGCGACATCGTCGGCGTGGACGCCGGCGCCGTCGAGGCGCTGCTGGAGGACGGGCGCATCCCGGTCGTCTCCTCCATCGCCCGCAGCTCCGACGACGAACACGTCTACAACATCAACGCCGACACCGCGGCTGCCGCACTCGCCGCGGCGCTCGGGGCGGAGACGCTGATGGTCCTCACCGACGTCGAGGGCCTGTACGCGGACTGGCCCCACAGCGACGACGTGATCAGCCGGCTCACCGCGAGCGAACTGGAGAAGCAGCTCCCGGACCTGGCCAGCGGCATGGTGCCCAAGATGGAGGGCTGCCTGCACGCCGTCCGCAACGGCGTGCGCACCGCCCGGGTCCTCGACGGCCGCGTGCAGCACTCGATCCTGCTGGAGATCTTCACCGACGAGGGCATCGGCACCATGGTCGTGCCGGACCCGCCCGCCCCGACGCCCGAGGAGGCGGCATCGTGACGGGTCACAACGCCGCACAGCTGGACCGCTGGCAGCGGACGCTGATGGACAACTACGGCACTCCGCGCCTTCCGCTGACGCACGGTGAGGGAGTGCGGCTGTGGGACGCCGACGGCCGCGGTTACCTCGACTTCACCGGCGGCATCGCGGTCAACGCCCTGGGCACTGGTCACCCGGCCGTGGTCCGTGCCGTCTCCGACCAGATCGCCACCCTCGGCCACGTGTCCAACCTCTTCGCCGCGGAGCCGCCGCTCGCGCTGGCCGAACGGCTGCTGGAGATCGCCGGCCTGCCGGGCCGGGTGTACTTCGCCAACTCCGGGGCCGAGGCCATGGAGGCCGCCTTCAAGATCGGCCGCCGCACCGGGCGGACCCACATGGTGGCCACCGCCGGCGGCTTCCACGGCCGCACCATGGGGGCTCTGGCCCTCACCGGCCAGCCCGCGAAGCAGGAGCCGTTCCTCCCGCTGCCCGGCAGGGTCACGCACGTCCCGTTCGGTGACGCCGACGCGCTGCGTGA encodes the following:
- a CDS encoding 3-hydroxybutyryl-CoA dehydrogenase, coding for MTDIEHVGVVGCGQMGAGIAEVCARAGLDVKVAETTGEALELGRTRLVNSLDKAAARGKMSAEERDATLNRLTFTTDLGEFADRDLVVEAVVENEQVKTEIFQVLDQVVTRPDAILASNTSSIPLVKLAVATSRPDQVIGIHFFNPAPVQKLVELIPALTTGEETVKRAEAAVTSLLGKHAIRAQDRSGFVVNALLIPYLLSAIRMFESGIASREDIDNGMEMGCAHPMGPLKLADLIGLDTVASVADSMYAEFKEPLYAAPPLLQRMVDAGRLGRKAGAGFYAYG
- a CDS encoding family 10 glycosylhydrolase is translated as MSRISRRLFGAAAAGVLSGAALATPGWAVPGPAAAHWDPAHRRRGRRELRGMWVATVANIDFPSRPGLPAAEQQRELLGLLDLAVERRLNTVILQVRPTADAFWPSPLEPWSAFLTGQQGRDPGWDPLGFAVEEAHRRGLELHAWFNPYRIANHQDPARLVPGHPARQHPEWVVPYGGKLYYNPGLPEVRALVQDAMFHAVEHYAVDAVHWDDYFYPYPVAGQVFDDDAAYAQHGAGFPDRASWRRDNIDRLVEETSRRLRRTRPGVRFGVSPFAIWRNASTDPGRGSDTQGGVETYDDLYADTRKWVREGWLDYVVPQVYWNIGFTVADYAVLVPWWADVVRGTGTDLFVGEALYKVADPAQGPPWHNPGELSSHLTFCEDHPEVRGHVFFSARQVGADPIGAMTRVVEDHYRCRVRPPR
- a CDS encoding DUF1918 domain-containing protein, which encodes MQAETGDRLLVHGRTVGQHDRVAEIVEVMGTNGEPPYRVRFEDGHEAVMSPGPDSVVRHEPGSGPQV
- a CDS encoding histidine phosphatase family protein, producing MHIRVTLLAAARSSSVLDVRFDDDRPLDDAGRLEVLRTAPELVSLASAELRYCSPTVRCRQTCDALGLPVVAQPALRDCDMGRWRGSTLREVAVREPDAVDAWLADPRAAPHGGESLLSFISRVGGWLDTRPAGEDDRVVAVAEPSVVRAALCYVLRVPPHAYWRVDAQPLSTVTFTGRAGEWCLSLG
- the argC gene encoding N-acetyl-gamma-glutamyl-phosphate reductase, whose amino-acid sequence is MVWRVAVAGASGYAGGELLRLLCAHPEVEIGALTGGSNAGRRIGELQPQLLPLAERILEPTTADVLSGHDVVFLALPHGQSAVVADALGDDVLVIDCGADFRLTDAGAWQRFYGTPHAGSWPYGLPELPGARDAIKGSRRVAVPGCYPTAVSLALAPAFAAGLAEPEAVVVAATGTSGAGRALKPHLLGSEVMGSMSPYGVGGVHRHTPEMAQNLSAAAGEEVTVSFTPTLAPMPRGILATCTAAARPGTGADDVRAAYEKAYCEEPFVQVLPEGRWPATGAVYGSNTVQLQTALDEAARRIVVIAAVDNLTKGTAGGAVQSMNLALGLPEETGLPTIGVSP
- the argJ gene encoding bifunctional glutamate N-acetyltransferase/amino-acid acetyltransferase ArgJ, whose translation is MSVTAPAGFTAAGVAAGIKDSGGPDLALVVNEGPSRAAAGVFTANRVKAAPVLWSEQVLRGGQVSAVVLNSGGANSCTGPTGFQDTHATAEKAAETLGHSAAEIAVASTGLIGARLPMDELLAGIDTAAGELSRHGGEKAALAIKTTDTVHKTAVAERDGWTVGGMAKGAGMLAPSLATMLVVLTTDADLESAELDKALRAATRTTFERVDSDGCLSTNDTVLLLASGASGVAPGHEAFAEAVREVCADLARQLVGDAEGASKDIRIEVTGAATEDDAVEVGRAVARNNLLKCAVHGEDPNWGRVLSAIGTTSAAFEPDRLDVAINDVWVCRGGAVGEDRDLVDMRYREVRITADLAAGTESAVIWTNDLTAEYVHENSAYSS
- the argB gene encoding acetylglutamate kinase; its protein translation is MTALRTSTRRHTALPKAQTLIEALPWLTRHHGRTVVIKFGGNAMVDEELKAAFAQDVVFLRHAGLRPVVVHGGGPQISAQLDRLGLESEFRAGLRVTTRETMDVVRMVLAGQVQRELVGLLNRHGPFAVGMTGEDAHTLTATKRLAEIDGEQVDLGRVGDIVGVDAGAVEALLEDGRIPVVSSIARSSDDEHVYNINADTAAAALAAALGAETLMVLTDVEGLYADWPHSDDVISRLTASELEKQLPDLASGMVPKMEGCLHAVRNGVRTARVLDGRVQHSILLEIFTDEGIGTMVVPDPPAPTPEEAAS